From a single Haloarcula sp. DT43 genomic region:
- a CDS encoding ATP-binding protein produces the protein MATQTGKFDLNMEEVLEAWGPADATREILANALDEQALTSGSDPEVSRDNKGRWHIRDYGRGLRYEHLTQSEDDEKLANPDTVIGKFGVGLKDALATYHRHGIDVTIHSSHNTFTIEEAPKHGFEEISTLHVTIHPPQEDIDGTDVVLDGISETAIADAKSNFIRYSDLDLLESTGFGDVYQVQDGEDAGVYVTGLKVAEEPNFLFSYDITNTTKKIRDALNRERSNVGRTAYTSRVKKILQACDSEAVAKRLVDDLQRFTDGETHDELGWKPIQLHAVRILNARQDVVVTTVDEQQKHRDLLDHAKDDGHSVVTVPDRIRAELSDTSDVDGNQIRDVTVYENEYNDSFEFDWVDESALTTKELAAWDSRDEILEIVGRPQNYEYRIASQFRATDDDQTRGLHEPGEQRIIIHRNVLSDQAEFIGVFLHELAHTRTPFPDQTREFESVLTELLGEVGVEALS, from the coding sequence ATGGCGACTCAAACTGGAAAGTTCGATCTGAATATGGAGGAAGTGCTTGAGGCATGGGGGCCAGCCGATGCTACCCGCGAGATCCTTGCGAACGCACTCGATGAACAAGCACTCACTAGCGGCTCCGACCCTGAAGTTTCACGAGACAATAAGGGGCGTTGGCACATCCGAGACTACGGTCGCGGCCTCCGGTACGAGCACCTCACTCAATCAGAAGACGACGAAAAACTGGCCAACCCCGATACTGTCATCGGGAAGTTCGGTGTCGGACTGAAAGACGCTCTCGCCACCTACCATCGTCACGGTATCGACGTCACCATCCACTCTTCACACAACACGTTCACCATTGAAGAAGCGCCGAAACACGGGTTCGAAGAGATTTCCACCCTCCACGTAACCATCCACCCTCCACAGGAAGATATCGACGGCACGGACGTCGTTCTTGACGGGATTTCTGAAACCGCAATCGCAGACGCCAAATCGAACTTCATCCGGTACTCCGATCTGGACCTTCTAGAATCGACTGGGTTCGGTGATGTCTATCAGGTTCAAGACGGGGAAGACGCGGGCGTGTACGTCACCGGCCTCAAAGTCGCTGAAGAGCCGAACTTCCTGTTCTCGTACGACATCACGAACACGACGAAGAAAATCCGTGACGCGCTGAACCGCGAGCGCTCCAACGTCGGCCGAACCGCGTACACATCCCGCGTCAAAAAGATCCTCCAGGCGTGTGACTCCGAAGCTGTCGCAAAGCGCCTCGTCGATGACCTGCAACGATTCACCGACGGTGAAACCCATGACGAACTCGGCTGGAAACCAATCCAACTACACGCAGTCCGGATTCTCAACGCCAGACAAGACGTCGTCGTCACAACCGTCGACGAACAACAGAAACACCGGGACCTCCTCGACCACGCCAAAGACGACGGGCACTCCGTCGTGACCGTACCCGACCGAATCCGAGCCGAACTCTCAGACACATCCGACGTCGACGGCAATCAAATCCGGGACGTCACAGTCTACGAAAACGAGTACAACGACAGCTTCGAATTCGACTGGGTCGATGAATCCGCACTCACGACAAAGGAACTGGCCGCGTGGGACTCCCGCGATGAAATCCTAGAAATCGTGGGACGGCCGCAAAACTACGAGTACCGCATAGCGAGTCAGTTCCGAGCCACCGACGACGACCAGACCCGCGGGCTCCACGAGCCCGGAGAACAACGAATCATCATCCACCGTAACGTGTTAAGCGACCAGGCAGAATTTATCGGCGTCTTTCTCCACGAACTCGCACACACCAGAACCCCATTCCCCGACCAAACACGCGAGTTCGAAAGCGTACTTACGGAACTGCTCGGAGAAGTCGGCGTGGAGGCACTTTCGTAA
- a CDS encoding AAA family ATPase, producing the protein MFDSQGESYYRSQFLVDRFKEREEPSWEALKESAEQTTRVVRGTVESLVEERERIGDQELKTLYHLCQNSSDGRSAEDKRELVRQLGLSDGKTEQIVDDIDASVGSVGQSMTNPPIHVGGKEDEFPELERDLHECFARIVEDYEGESELVDTVREILTIDFYGVQSGRISPIFHYLAPDLFPVINGRSCDGMELMTGEQVSQELSDYLDERERFLEVREEFSFESHFRDLDYFLHWVQSADNVWSEALREGISRNAWQVQPGTNKHSYPEELWPIWIERNVISVGWDIGPLSQVSTDELNSQSKTLVERMSPGDIVVAKGGHHDLLGLGVVAPDGYEYVGGTVREIAFSNEGESDTHPCIRHVEWVFTRSVSDAVNIQDWGVSKQFDNRTVVAYDCFEELRGLLARNLPAETLAPLQRLEHASVDFATQSFFILQTGSDEWEDKPAEQYHFKMGIPGSRKLGDAETARVLYLEDGDIYARARIVEIHEEERGDETHCFADIEEYEELDPVDVNSVRGEFETSISLQHPIIEITGRDYRTVVELGTSTRYFWVNAEATDWQEEGGEAFYTVTGPSGGKRRNQEAYQKAQRGDEVLVYQISPEKRVVGRAHVARGLHEESVEDSEEPVAGITLRWDESVDGVGWNDITSDSELEASRLVESGNSFVVTELTKQEYDRILELTRKTTFGDFVEELEVPNSEITVDRKNLHFPDGAEDEQGEWGRIQSRIERALANGKHVLLFGPPGTGKTKLARQVCEDTVGEDDFELVTASADWSTFDTVGGYQTTSKNTLEFEPGIVLDRFQDDADGSPTNEWLIIDELNRADIDKAFGSLFSALTGESVTLPFDGSNGDPIQILDASQTGVEVDTNRFYIPEDWQMIATMNTLDKTSLYEMSYAFMRRWAFIPVGIPELPERVDEDDSELEELVEEYVKVWAADGSVPEAEQHYEPVGRIWRAVNEERSIGPAIVEDIYEYVAAAPTREDADYVSPLIMYVFPQLEGLRRNELEALIEQLDSIVDDRAGELWTVARDFFQVDLQPSDEE; encoded by the coding sequence ATGTTCGATTCTCAGGGCGAGTCGTATTACCGTTCTCAGTTTCTTGTTGATCGGTTCAAAGAGCGTGAAGAGCCGTCGTGGGAAGCGCTCAAGGAATCTGCTGAGCAAACGACTCGGGTCGTCCGAGGGACTGTCGAGAGCTTGGTTGAAGAGCGAGAGCGGATTGGGGATCAGGAACTGAAGACGCTGTATCATTTGTGTCAGAATAGCAGTGATGGGCGGTCGGCTGAGGACAAACGGGAGCTTGTCCGTCAACTTGGCTTATCTGATGGCAAGACAGAGCAGATCGTCGATGATATCGATGCGTCTGTTGGAAGCGTTGGTCAGAGTATGACGAATCCCCCGATACATGTGGGGGGAAAAGAAGACGAGTTTCCTGAGTTGGAACGGGATTTGCACGAGTGTTTTGCTCGGATTGTTGAGGACTATGAGGGTGAATCGGAGTTAGTCGATACAGTGCGTGAGATCTTGACGATTGACTTTTATGGGGTTCAGTCCGGCCGTATTTCGCCGATATTTCATTACCTGGCTCCTGATCTTTTTCCAGTTATCAACGGACGGTCTTGTGATGGAATGGAGTTGATGACCGGTGAGCAGGTGAGTCAGGAACTGAGTGATTACCTGGATGAGCGTGAGAGATTCCTTGAAGTTCGAGAAGAATTCTCGTTCGAGAGCCATTTCCGTGATTTAGATTACTTCCTTCACTGGGTACAATCGGCCGACAACGTATGGTCTGAGGCGCTCAGGGAAGGAATTTCTCGGAACGCGTGGCAGGTACAACCTGGGACGAACAAGCATTCGTACCCAGAAGAGCTCTGGCCGATCTGGATAGAACGAAATGTGATTTCAGTGGGGTGGGATATCGGACCATTAAGCCAGGTCTCTACTGATGAGTTGAATTCGCAGAGCAAAACGCTCGTAGAGCGGATGTCGCCCGGAGATATCGTGGTCGCCAAAGGAGGACATCACGATCTGTTGGGGCTCGGTGTCGTAGCGCCTGATGGGTACGAGTATGTGGGCGGTACGGTTCGTGAGATCGCGTTTTCTAATGAGGGTGAATCAGACACGCATCCGTGTATCAGACACGTTGAGTGGGTCTTTACGCGAAGCGTTTCTGACGCGGTCAATATCCAGGACTGGGGAGTTTCAAAACAGTTTGACAATCGGACAGTCGTCGCGTACGATTGTTTTGAGGAACTTCGAGGACTTCTGGCGAGGAATCTTCCAGCGGAAACACTCGCTCCACTGCAGCGTCTTGAGCATGCTAGTGTAGATTTTGCTACGCAGAGTTTCTTCATCCTGCAAACGGGGAGTGACGAGTGGGAGGATAAACCTGCTGAGCAGTACCATTTCAAGATGGGAATCCCTGGTTCACGGAAGTTGGGGGATGCTGAGACTGCCCGTGTGTTATACTTGGAAGACGGAGACATCTATGCGAGGGCACGGATTGTTGAGATTCACGAAGAAGAGCGAGGTGATGAGACGCACTGCTTCGCGGATATTGAGGAGTACGAGGAGTTGGATCCGGTTGACGTGAATTCAGTGCGTGGGGAGTTTGAGACATCTATTTCTCTCCAACACCCGATTATCGAGATTACGGGCCGTGATTATCGGACCGTTGTGGAGTTGGGGACGTCCACGCGGTACTTCTGGGTGAATGCAGAAGCCACTGACTGGCAGGAGGAAGGGGGTGAGGCCTTCTATACGGTTACAGGTCCATCTGGTGGGAAACGTCGAAATCAGGAGGCGTATCAAAAGGCGCAGCGGGGCGATGAGGTGCTCGTCTATCAGATTTCGCCTGAAAAACGTGTTGTCGGGCGAGCCCACGTGGCTCGCGGGTTACACGAGGAATCTGTAGAGGATAGCGAGGAACCGGTAGCCGGGATTACCCTCCGCTGGGATGAATCTGTGGATGGGGTAGGTTGGAACGACATAACGTCGGATTCAGAACTGGAAGCCAGTAGGCTCGTCGAGTCGGGAAACAGCTTTGTTGTTACTGAACTCACCAAACAGGAGTACGATAGGATTCTGGAGTTGACCCGGAAAACGACGTTTGGTGATTTCGTTGAAGAGCTGGAGGTACCGAATTCAGAGATCACTGTGGATCGGAAGAATCTGCACTTCCCAGATGGGGCGGAGGATGAGCAAGGGGAGTGGGGCCGAATCCAGTCTCGGATAGAGCGAGCGCTTGCGAATGGGAAGCACGTGTTGCTGTTTGGGCCGCCGGGGACGGGGAAGACGAAGCTTGCTCGTCAGGTGTGTGAAGACACAGTCGGGGAAGACGATTTTGAGCTTGTGACGGCGTCAGCTGATTGGTCTACGTTTGATACCGTTGGTGGGTATCAGACGACCTCGAAGAATACGCTCGAATTCGAACCGGGAATTGTGCTGGATCGGTTTCAGGACGATGCTGATGGGTCGCCGACGAACGAGTGGCTCATCATCGACGAACTCAACCGAGCTGATATCGACAAAGCGTTTGGATCGCTGTTTTCTGCATTGACGGGTGAGAGTGTCACGTTGCCGTTTGATGGATCGAATGGGGATCCGATCCAGATTCTCGATGCGTCACAGACGGGCGTGGAGGTGGACACGAATCGGTTCTATATCCCGGAGGATTGGCAGATGATTGCGACGATGAACACGCTCGACAAGACCTCGCTGTATGAGATGAGTTATGCGTTTATGCGACGATGGGCGTTCATTCCAGTCGGGATTCCTGAGCTTCCTGAGCGGGTGGACGAGGATGATTCTGAGTTAGAAGAGTTGGTTGAGGAGTACGTGAAGGTGTGGGCGGCTGATGGGAGCGTACCTGAAGCTGAACAGCATTACGAGCCGGTGGGTCGGATCTGGCGGGCTGTGAACGAGGAGCGGTCAATTGGACCGGCTATTGTGGAGGATATCTACGAGTACGTTGCAGCGGCACCAACTCGTGAGGACGCAGATTACGTGTCGCCGCTGATTATGTATGTGTTCCCGCAGTTGGAGGGGCTGCGTCGGAACGAGTTAGAGGCCCTGATCGAGCAGCTTGATTCGATTGTGGATGATAGGGCTGGAGAGTTGTGGACGGTTGCGCGGGACTTTTTCCAGGTTGACCTGCAGCCTAGTGACGAGGAGTGA
- a CDS encoding DUF5797 family protein, with protein sequence MPPSNNRNSVNYDEDTGRFEFGPELKANIKEKLSDLPDEAHDRLLDLVRLEPTSNSKLKNQWDMASGSEVHQYLESELKPYYYRNDDSYICVTEEAKDFVRENSGLNQYVTGDSSNSEDVSENIRNRDLLMDLVSVAQSIGHLPDEGEIETHSNYAPDRFREEFGGLFEAFQEAGIVPDSITKDDYTAATEAKKEQEESQAEEEEQKSEPSGPSEAELIEELQWVDEEVEGIPYPADMNESGAFTAHTYQEEFGSWDDALDAAGIDKGELLLEDMHRVADEVGDDITQEEMNEYGRYSSTMAARYFGSWTGAKERFQEWRKEQEQEEEPAKEFDNMVNDRLDDILG encoded by the coding sequence ATGCCGCCATCGAATAACAGGAACTCCGTCAATTATGACGAAGACACGGGAAGATTCGAGTTCGGGCCAGAACTGAAGGCCAATATCAAGGAGAAGCTCAGCGATCTCCCCGATGAAGCGCATGATCGGCTGTTAGATCTTGTCCGTCTTGAGCCGACCAGTAATTCTAAGCTGAAGAATCAGTGGGACATGGCTTCGGGCAGCGAGGTTCACCAGTATCTGGAGTCGGAGCTGAAACCGTACTATTACAGGAACGATGATAGCTACATCTGTGTGACAGAGGAGGCGAAAGATTTTGTCCGTGAAAATAGTGGTCTGAACCAGTACGTGACAGGGGATTCAAGCAACTCCGAGGATGTGTCGGAGAACATCCGGAACCGAGACCTGTTGATGGACTTGGTTTCGGTAGCGCAAAGTATCGGCCATCTGCCGGACGAAGGGGAAATTGAGACGCATTCTAACTATGCTCCCGACCGGTTCCGTGAGGAGTTCGGTGGGTTGTTTGAGGCTTTCCAGGAGGCAGGGATAGTCCCTGATTCAATTACGAAGGACGACTACACGGCGGCGACAGAGGCGAAGAAAGAGCAGGAGGAATCACAAGCTGAGGAAGAGGAGCAGAAGTCTGAGCCGAGTGGCCCTTCGGAAGCAGAGCTGATTGAGGAGCTGCAGTGGGTTGATGAAGAAGTTGAGGGGATACCGTATCCAGCGGATATGAACGAGTCAGGTGCTTTCACTGCCCACACTTACCAGGAGGAGTTCGGCTCTTGGGATGATGCGCTTGATGCTGCAGGCATCGACAAAGGGGAACTGCTGTTAGAGGATATGCACCGGGTAGCTGACGAGGTCGGGGATGACATAACCCAAGAAGAGATGAACGAGTACGGACGTTACAGTTCAACGATGGCAGCCCGGTATTTCGGAAGCTGGACTGGAGCCAAGGAAAGGTTTCAGGAGTGGAGAAAGGAACAGGAACAGGAAGAAGAACCAGCTAAAGAGTTCGACAACATGGTCAACGACCGGCTGGACGATATTCTGGGTTAG
- a CDS encoding AAA family ATPase — protein sequence MKVQKAIIKNFMPFYKEVPVDLQTSSDSPLILMGGKNDRGKTAFFTAMRFCLYGFEGGNAEKSKKRRQAINRKAAKEGLGEASVTLEFTHNQNVYEIERVIEFDQVDDPDERDWNSCYVNVKKPSVSEGKETVIDQAPNEDPAKKYNRFINGILPESASDFFFFDGEELDRYAGSYNDSEADVREAIETVLGIREIQNAIHDLKDEGKDYYQDEWKNKAEDVEELQGLSEDISSVQSDIEAKKTEKNSAKTKLRKKEKRRSQIEDDLAEASGVAGKQDRVNEIKEEIEGKGQDDGLKHDLDEKRGERRELHSRLGPLMIGIGAKHAIDNYDVSIVSGMEDTIEYLLDRDDCLCGADIDEDAEETLENTLEQLRNDEMSTISELQGFASDHLDCLTSGDYPENLNVNQAKSEYVSIQEDIEGLEEDINDLEDEKETLEGEIEEATVTAEEAESLRDTKETLDEEIGGLKTTIKDLDEKIDELEEQKRELEQTVNSMEAADEEEQRYRTLMKLSDECADAWEEIRDRYVETQRESVEKHASKIFQELTNKNDVYEGLTISKDYELDVKTISGDRDIEEQNPSKGARQIIAYSFIAGLNKFTAREAPVVIDTPIGRLDPEHKENLIDYFPNFRDQVIILYQPGEIDEEDIEQMGDNISSHLEIHQRDDDPESSEVSPIESETELRRVLAK from the coding sequence ATGAAGGTTCAAAAAGCGATCATAAAGAATTTCATGCCCTTCTACAAGGAGGTTCCCGTTGACCTCCAAACCAGTAGTGACTCTCCTCTAATCCTTATGGGCGGCAAAAACGACCGAGGGAAGACCGCGTTTTTTACTGCGATGCGTTTCTGCCTCTACGGATTTGAAGGCGGAAACGCGGAGAAATCAAAGAAACGCCGGCAAGCAATCAACCGGAAAGCCGCAAAAGAAGGATTAGGCGAAGCCAGCGTCACTCTCGAATTTACGCACAATCAGAACGTCTACGAAATCGAACGGGTTATCGAGTTCGACCAAGTCGATGACCCTGATGAACGGGATTGGAACTCCTGCTACGTCAACGTCAAAAAGCCCAGCGTTAGCGAAGGTAAAGAAACCGTAATCGACCAGGCACCGAACGAAGACCCTGCCAAGAAATACAACCGGTTCATCAACGGCATTCTCCCAGAAAGCGCCTCAGATTTCTTCTTCTTCGACGGCGAAGAACTTGACCGATACGCCGGATCCTACAACGACTCCGAAGCAGATGTCCGAGAAGCAATCGAAACTGTTCTCGGAATCCGGGAGATTCAAAACGCGATTCACGACTTAAAGGATGAGGGAAAGGACTACTACCAGGATGAATGGAAGAACAAGGCCGAGGACGTAGAGGAACTCCAAGGTCTTTCAGAGGACATCAGTAGCGTCCAAAGCGATATCGAGGCGAAAAAGACGGAGAAGAACTCGGCTAAAACAAAACTTCGGAAGAAGGAGAAGCGCCGTAGTCAGATAGAAGATGATCTGGCAGAAGCCTCCGGTGTAGCCGGCAAGCAGGACCGAGTTAACGAAATCAAAGAGGAAATCGAAGGCAAGGGCCAAGACGACGGTTTGAAGCACGATCTGGATGAGAAACGTGGAGAGCGCCGCGAACTCCACTCCCGTCTCGGTCCGTTGATGATCGGTATCGGTGCAAAACACGCCATCGACAACTACGACGTTTCCATCGTCTCCGGGATGGAAGACACCATCGAGTACCTCCTTGACCGAGATGACTGTCTCTGCGGAGCCGACATCGATGAAGACGCCGAGGAAACCTTAGAAAACACCCTTGAGCAGCTACGGAACGACGAGATGAGCACCATCTCGGAACTGCAAGGATTTGCCTCAGACCACCTTGACTGCCTCACCTCCGGCGACTATCCAGAGAACCTGAACGTCAACCAGGCCAAGAGCGAGTACGTCTCTATACAAGAGGATATTGAGGGTCTGGAAGAAGATATCAACGACCTCGAAGACGAAAAAGAGACTCTCGAAGGAGAGATCGAGGAAGCAACAGTCACTGCCGAAGAAGCTGAATCTCTGCGAGACACCAAAGAGACTCTCGACGAAGAGATTGGCGGTCTGAAGACCACAATCAAAGACTTGGACGAAAAGATAGACGAGCTCGAAGAACAGAAACGAGAGCTGGAGCAGACAGTCAACTCAATGGAAGCCGCGGACGAAGAGGAACAGCGCTACCGCACACTGATGAAACTCTCCGACGAGTGCGCTGACGCCTGGGAAGAAATCCGCGACAGATATGTCGAAACCCAGCGTGAAAGTGTGGAAAAACACGCCTCCAAAATCTTCCAAGAACTCACCAACAAGAACGACGTCTACGAAGGTCTCACCATCAGCAAAGACTACGAACTCGACGTCAAGACAATCTCCGGAGACCGGGACATAGAAGAACAGAACCCCAGCAAAGGCGCTCGACAGATCATCGCCTACTCCTTCATCGCTGGACTGAACAAATTCACCGCCCGAGAAGCACCCGTCGTCATCGACACACCAATCGGCAGGCTCGACCCAGAACACAAAGAAAATCTGATCGACTACTTCCCCAACTTCCGTGACCAGGTCATCATTCTCTACCAGCCCGGAGAGATCGATGAAGAAGACATCGAACAAATGGGCGACAACATCTCCAGCCACCTGGAGATCCATCAGCGAGATGACGATCCCGAATCCTCTGAAGTCAGCCCCATTGAATCAGAAACCGAGCTCAGACGGGTGCTTGCCAAATGA
- a CDS encoding DNA modification system-associated small protein yields the protein MSTEEEEIDPEIEKLIAEQADERNIPEDLLKEIYVLEKEMVTMDRRAGLPSELRQILENYVDNGWSMED from the coding sequence ATGAGTACTGAAGAAGAGGAAATCGATCCGGAGATTGAGAAATTAATCGCTGAACAGGCTGATGAGCGGAATATCCCAGAGGATCTACTGAAAGAGATCTATGTCCTCGAAAAAGAGATGGTCACAATGGACCGGAGGGCGGGGCTTCCCTCGGAATTAAGACAGATACTGGAGAACTACGTCGATAACGGATGGAGCATGGAGGATTAG
- a CDS encoding DEAD/DEAH box helicase family protein, with amino-acid sequence MADGTTPEQTEDEEEQGLRTLSLQNSYRSGNDDILNDFYIPCLKNATQYDRAAGYFDSKSLVLAAQGISKLVLNDGKMRLIVSPRLKPEDIEVLEQASEPETDLDEEEVIENALHRGLSTEQFEDYLKRDRFKCLAWMLEEEMLEIRIAYMTDAEDLNPFSHYHEKLGIFSDDHGNQVAFFGSINETELAWTDNFESFDVYTNWWPGLDMRTSEKQESFNNLWNNEEARVTVKELPDAVESGLKEHSPETVDGRPDLELFNKEDTGESEEEEIPLWEHQEQSIDEWIANDYHGIFALATGTGKTRSAIAAANLDANNRVTLVIVPTTTLLNQWKEDIEELIEDAEILVCSGETDWRQEMLGLVNPYRTESTDVIHDRPKQFILTTIHTAVGDAFRSFLRGVPPNRLQIIADEVHRYGADTFSQLFEIDAGRRIGLSATPERRFDDTGNRKIMNYFDDIIFRFETAEAIENNYLSNYDYYPIICDLNEEEYEKYKSYSQRIGQVTSELNSDNPSKSVQKLREKQERLSRDRAKILKKAENKPHRFGRFLETYHPTPAIIFCEDNQQVDQIKDQLNRKKGEDSYAVFVSDMDEDKKASAFYQFNNGMVDYLLAINCLDEGVDVPDCPTAIIIASSSNERQFIQRRGRVLRKSEDKAKASVYDMITLPGLIAEQGNNTAREFVKKELHRSRVLMDSADNQEEIRQELREQLEPYGLGHLALI; translated from the coding sequence ATGGCTGACGGAACAACACCTGAGCAAACCGAGGATGAGGAAGAACAAGGCCTCAGAACCCTCTCCCTCCAAAACAGTTATCGCTCAGGTAACGACGATATCCTGAACGATTTCTACATACCCTGTCTCAAAAACGCAACCCAGTACGACCGGGCAGCCGGTTACTTCGACAGCAAATCGCTGGTCCTCGCCGCTCAGGGAATCTCCAAACTAGTTCTGAACGACGGCAAAATGCGGCTGATCGTCAGCCCCCGGCTCAAACCGGAAGACATCGAAGTCCTGGAACAAGCCTCCGAACCCGAAACCGACCTCGATGAAGAAGAAGTCATAGAGAACGCTCTTCACCGAGGACTCTCCACCGAACAATTCGAGGACTATCTGAAGCGAGACCGTTTCAAATGCCTCGCCTGGATGCTCGAAGAAGAGATGCTGGAAATCCGTATCGCCTACATGACTGATGCGGAAGACCTGAACCCCTTCAGCCACTACCACGAAAAACTCGGAATCTTCTCAGACGACCACGGTAACCAAGTAGCCTTCTTCGGCTCAATAAACGAGACCGAGTTAGCTTGGACAGACAACTTCGAATCTTTCGACGTCTACACCAACTGGTGGCCCGGCCTCGATATGCGGACCTCCGAGAAACAGGAATCCTTCAACAACCTCTGGAACAACGAAGAGGCCCGCGTAACGGTAAAAGAGCTACCGGATGCAGTCGAATCCGGGCTGAAAGAACACAGTCCAGAAACCGTCGATGGCCGTCCAGACCTCGAACTGTTCAACAAGGAGGACACCGGGGAAAGCGAAGAAGAGGAGATCCCACTCTGGGAACACCAAGAACAATCCATAGACGAGTGGATCGCAAACGACTATCACGGCATCTTCGCATTGGCCACCGGCACCGGAAAGACCAGATCTGCAATCGCAGCTGCAAACCTCGATGCCAACAACAGAGTCACCCTCGTTATCGTCCCAACCACTACTCTACTCAACCAATGGAAAGAGGACATCGAAGAGCTGATCGAAGATGCCGAAATCCTCGTCTGCAGCGGAGAAACAGACTGGCGACAAGAAATGCTGGGCCTTGTCAACCCCTACCGGACCGAAAGCACAGATGTAATCCACGACCGTCCTAAGCAGTTCATCCTCACAACAATCCATACAGCGGTCGGAGACGCATTCCGAAGCTTCCTCCGAGGAGTACCTCCCAACCGGCTTCAAATAATCGCTGACGAAGTCCACCGGTACGGAGCCGACACCTTCAGCCAGCTTTTTGAGATAGACGCAGGCCGACGTATCGGGCTCTCCGCAACCCCTGAACGCAGGTTCGATGACACCGGCAACCGGAAGATTATGAACTACTTCGACGACATCATCTTCCGCTTCGAAACCGCCGAAGCCATCGAGAACAACTACCTATCCAACTACGACTACTACCCTATCATCTGCGACCTTAACGAGGAAGAATACGAGAAATACAAAAGCTACAGCCAGCGAATCGGTCAAGTCACCAGCGAACTAAACAGCGACAACCCCAGCAAGTCAGTCCAAAAACTGAGAGAAAAGCAGGAAAGGCTCTCCAGAGACAGAGCCAAGATTCTAAAGAAAGCAGAGAACAAGCCTCACCGATTCGGTCGCTTCCTTGAGACATACCACCCGACACCTGCCATTATCTTCTGCGAGGACAATCAGCAGGTTGACCAAATCAAAGACCAGCTGAACCGGAAGAAGGGAGAAGACTCCTACGCAGTGTTCGTCTCTGATATGGACGAAGATAAGAAGGCCAGTGCCTTCTACCAGTTTAACAACGGGATGGTAGACTACCTACTGGCAATCAACTGTCTGGACGAGGGGGTAGACGTACCTGATTGTCCGACGGCTATCATCATCGCCAGTTCAAGTAATGAGAGACAATTCATTCAGCGAAGGGGGCGCGTTCTTCGAAAAAGTGAAGATAAAGCGAAGGCATCTGTTTATGACATGATCACGTTGCCTGGCCTCATCGCTGAGCAGGGTAACAACACGGCCAGGGAATTTGTGAAGAAGGAACTCCATCGAAGTCGGGTTCTCATGGACTCTGCCGACAACCAAGAAGAAATCAGGCAGGAACTTCGAGAACAGCTTGAACCGTACGGACTGGGGCATCTAGCACTAATATGA